Below is a genomic region from Neisseria zoodegmatis.
TGGCCATAAACAATCCCGTGCCGATGCAGCCTCCAATGGCAATCATCGATAAATGCCGCGTTTTCAGACGGCGTTTTACCTGAGTATTGTGTTGAGTGTCTGACATAATGTTAATCCGGTTTATAAAGCCGCAATAAAGAGTAAAAAAACAGTAAAAATCGCATCATACAGAAAAACCGTTTTTCCGTGTGCGGATTGTTGCCATTCTGTTTGGAATTTGCACCGATTACTGGAAAAGTTTGTGCGTATTGCCGTCAACTCCGGCGGCGGTTTTCAGACGGCCTCTTACACTTTCACGGCCAAACTCACGGTAAAGATGCCGTCTTCGTCAATCCATTGGTGGATTTTCTTAAAACCCGCCTGCTCGACCAGTTGATCCATTTCCTGCTGGCTGCGGCGGCGCATTACCCAGTTGGGGCTGCCCTCTTTGTGGCTGGTCAGCGCGCGGGCAATCATTTCGAGCTGCGGATGCCACGGCTGGCCGGTGTAGATGAGGTAGCCGCCGTATTCGAGTGCGTCGCAGAAGCCTTTGAGCGAGCGCATGATTAAGTCGTTGTCGGAAAACAGTTCGTGCAGGCCGGAGACGATGCCGAGTGTGGGGCGCGGGTTGAGGTTTTGGTAGTTGGCGCGGTCGTAGGCGTTCACTTCTTCAAAAGTAACGGTGTCTTGTAGCTTTCGTTCGGCAATCAGTTTGCGCCCTGCTTCGACGTTGACGGGGCTGTAATCGCGCAGGCGCACGCTGTCGGGCAGGCTTTCGGCGGTGAGTGCGTCGAGCACATAACGCCCGTGGCCGGAAGCGATGTCGAGCACATGCACGGGTTTGCCGTGTTCGCGCAGTTCTGCAAAGGCCGTCTGAATGGCTTTGCCGATGTTTTCTTTGCGTTGGCGGATGCCGCGCCAGCCGATGGCGTTGAGATAATATTTGTCGACCGCTTCGCCGAATTTGTTGGTGCCTTGCGGTTGGTTGCGGTACACATAATCGAGGGTGCTGCCGGAATCGAAACCGGTTTCTTTGCCGATTTTCAAGCCTTCGCTCCAGTTTGCGCCGAGGCCGATCAGCCGGCGTTGCGCCGCCCAGTATGCGCCGCGCGGGGTGAACGGCGACAGCGGCGTGGCCAATTCGTCGGCTTCGCGGCGGCTGTCGCTGTGGATATGGGCGCGGGTAACGTCGACGGTTTGCAGCGGTTCGCCGAAACGCTCGCGGATAAAGCGGCGCATTTCGACAAACGCGAGTTCGCGCTTTTCTTCGCCGAGGGTGTCGTGATAAAAGCCGCTGAAAATGTGGCGTTCTTTAATGTGGCTGCCGAGGCGGTTGTAGAAATCGTGTTGCGGTTTGTGATGCACCACCCAATCGCTGCCGGACACCAACAACTGTATCGGCGTGGTGATGGCTTGGGCATCGGCCACCACGCGCTCGGCGGCATCGTACAAACCCAACAGGATACGCACGGAAATGGCGCGGGCGATCAGCGGGTCGTTGTCGTAGCTGGTTTGGCGTTCTTTGTTGTGGGTCAGGTAGTGTGATTTAACGTAGCTGTTCACAAAGAAATTGCCGCGCCATTTCTGCATCAGTTTCAAGCCGGTGCGGGCAAACGGCACATACAGTTTCACTTTGAACGCGGGCGAGGCTAACACGGCGCAGCGGATTTTCGGGGCGTAGTCGTGCAGCCATGCCGACACCAGCACGGCACCGACGCTTTGGGCGATAACGGCGATGTTTTCCGGTTTAATGCCGTATTCGCGCCCGATGTGCTGCACGAAATCCTGAATGTCGGCCACCGACGTACCCAAACTTGGGCTGTCGCCACGCTCGCCCGGGCTGTGACCGTGGCCGCGTGCGTCCCAAGCGAAATAGGCAAAATCGTCGAAGCCGAGTTCGTCGGCCACAAACATCATGCGGCCGGAGTGCTCGTGCCCGCGGTGGAACAAGATGATGGCTTTATCGTTGCTGCCGTCCGGTGCGGGGCGGTAGCGATAGAAAAGTTTGGTGCCGTCGGCGGTAGCAAATGTTTTTTGTTGTTCTTGCATGATGTTTCCTTGCTTGAGGGAATAAGTTTTTCAGACGGCCTCTTATCTCCCCGAGGCCGTCTGAACACAATTCAAGAAGCCTGAATGCGCTTGTCGGGGCGGGCAAACAGGTAAACCGCCAGCGCCGTTAACGCGCCCAGCG
It encodes:
- a CDS encoding bifunctional alpha/beta hydrolase/class I SAM-dependent methyltransferase — translated: MQEQQKTFATADGTKLFYRYRPAPDGSNDKAIILFHRGHEHSGRMMFVADELGFDDFAYFAWDARGHGHSPGERGDSPSLGTSVADIQDFVQHIGREYGIKPENIAVIAQSVGAVLVSAWLHDYAPKIRCAVLASPAFKVKLYVPFARTGLKLMQKWRGNFFVNSYVKSHYLTHNKERQTSYDNDPLIARAISVRILLGLYDAAERVVADAQAITTPIQLLVSGSDWVVHHKPQHDFYNRLGSHIKERHIFSGFYHDTLGEEKRELAFVEMRRFIRERFGEPLQTVDVTRAHIHSDSRREADELATPLSPFTPRGAYWAAQRRLIGLGANWSEGLKIGKETGFDSGSTLDYVYRNQPQGTNKFGEAVDKYYLNAIGWRGIRQRKENIGKAIQTAFAELREHGKPVHVLDIASGHGRYVLDALTAESLPDSVRLRDYSPVNVEAGRKLIAERKLQDTVTFEEVNAYDRANYQNLNPRPTLGIVSGLHELFSDNDLIMRSLKGFCDALEYGGYLIYTGQPWHPQLEMIARALTSHKEGSPNWVMRRRSQQEMDQLVEQAGFKKIHQWIDEDGIFTVSLAVKV